Part of the Penicillium digitatum chromosome 4, complete sequence genome is shown below.
TCTCACGCCTGTGCCTGAATGTGGAGGTTCAGAACTACTAGTATCATGGTAACAATAGGGAATAAAGATAGGAAAGGACGTAACCAAGCAAACTAGAAACTCCCAGGCCCAACCCAGGCCCGTTATGCATTTGCAGCACGATTCCACCGCCCATGAAGTGGACGACAGGGTCAACCGACGCTGATGCAGAatgacgaaaaaaaaaagatatcaTATCCAACAGTCTATTCTTCGTCCAGATCTTGGTGCCGGGCGAGGACGTGGCGCTTGAATTCCGCCTGGTCCGAGTCCCAAAGCTCGGCTGCTTGGGCATTCAAGGGGCTCGCACTAGATCAATGTTAGCGCTGATGGAAGGTATGGAGGATGTGAGGGGATGCTGACTTGTTAGGTTCACCCAACAAACTTTGCAAGCTGAGCAAGACGCTCGATACGTTGTAGACAGCGCTCCACTTGTCCTTGAGGATGTCGAGGCAGATTCGGCCGGAGAAGTCGACGTTGGGGTGGTAGATCGGAGTCTTAAACAAGACTGTTGGTGGAGAGTAGGGGTAATTGTTGGGGAATGCGAAGGAGAGTTTCAGAGTCAGACCCTCGTAGGGAGTCTCGGTCGGACCGGTGATGGTCGCCGTCCAAGAGAGGAGGTTTCCGTCTGCGTCTGGGAAGGCGGAGATGCCGGGCGAGGGCGAGAGCATGAGTTGCATCAGCTCGGCTTGCAGGCTATATAGATCAGGTTAGCTAGATGCAATCACAAAGAGCAAACTGAATTGTGGAGCTGTTTGAAGGCGCCGAGGGGGACGAACCGTTTGGTCACGCTCTGAGTGTCGCTTTTCTGACCGGAGGAGTTCAGTTTGCTAGCTTGCTGCGCCTCGGGCGCCGAGTTCTGTGTGTCTTCCATGCTGTAGTCCATTGTGAATCTGGAGGTGAAGCAATCGTGGCTCTTTAGGAATAGTAAGAAGTCTATAGATTCCGGTTTGTGGAATGTTGGTAACAGTAGCACGGAGGTGTGGAATGACGCCGGATTCGTAACAATGACCCACAGGGTGAGTTGACGAAATGAAGACTTGAGAAAAGATGGATGAATTGTGGAAAGGGGGTTGTTATTGTGTGAAGTGAACAAAGAGGAAGCGGAAAAATAGAGGATTTGTGTACTCGGACCCTAGACGCCCCGGGCAACGCGAACCCCGCTTAAGTGAATTTACTTAGGCCACTTCTAGTCTTGAAAGGAATTGCATTCGAATGTTTTATTACTCGAAGATGGACATTTGAACTCAGAGTGAACTAAAAGCAACAAGGGAAATACTTAATCTAAAACATAACTAAATAACTAGTTGATCTGGCAACGTTAGTGCGACAGTCGATAAATCAACTGCGGGTCTTCCAGTTTTAAGGTACTATTGGCATAGAATTTAGTGCAATGATAGAAAATAGTACAGTGGTATCTATAGCTTAGAGTAGCAGTAATCCCTATAAGATAGAGTGAAGCTATCCCATCCATCACCGTATCTTTTGTATTGTGCCTTTATCAACAGACTACCCGATCAGGATAAAGTGGTGCGCGTCTTATTCCGCGTTTCGCTACCCTTGCATCGACGCGACGTCTTTGCCTATCTTGTTTCCCACTCGTTGTGTCCTTTTAATCAAAAATGCTCCCTGCCCCTTCGTGTATCTCCTCTAAATTCAATCCCATAAAACCTCTGTGACCTTCCTCAAAATGCAGCATTCGCAGCTGGCCCCGCTCCCGAACGACGTGCCGTTTCGCATCGTGTCTAAAACTATCGGCCAGGGTGCCTATGCATGGTTAGAACGAAATTCATGGAAGAGACCAACCTAAACTAACTTGATTCGGTCCATCTAGCATCAAAAAAGCCTGCCCATTGGATGCAGATAATCCTGTCTTCGCCGTCAAGTACATTCACAAAGACTACGCCGCGCGACATGGGAAGATCAGCGCAAGGCAATTACAACTTGAAGTCACCGTACACAGACATGTCTCGGGTCATGGGAATATTATAAACTTCTATCAAACGGGCGAGGATGAGGTTTGGCGTTGGATCGCCATGGAGTTGGCCGAAGGCGGGGATCTTTTCGACAAGATCGAGGCCGACGAGGGTGTGGGCGAGGACGTTGCCCATGTCTATTTCTCGCAACTTGTCAGCGCTGTGAGCTTTATGCACTCCAAGGGCGTCGGCCACCGTGATATCAAGCCCGAGAACATGCTTTTGACCGGCGACGGGAATCTCAAAATCGCGGATTTTGGCTTGGCAGCACTGTTCGAATACAAGGGAACGCGAAAACTCTCAACCACATTCTGTGGCAGTCCCCCCTATATTGCACCCGAGGTAATTAGCAGCAGTACCCGAGGGCAGAGGAAAGGAGCTGGGTATCATCCGGACCTAGTTGACATTTGGTCCTGTGGCATCGTGCTGTTCGTCCTGTTAGCCGGTAACACACCGTGGGATAGCCCAACAGACGATAGCTTTGAGTACCACGAATATGTTGCGACCAATGCGCGGACTACCGATGAGCTTTGGCAGACGTTACCACCCGCCACATTATCACTATTGCGTGGCATGTTGACAGTGGACCCCCAAAAGCGATTTTCGCTGGAGGATGTCCGAAGGCATCCTTGGTACACCCGTGCGAACAGATACCTTTCGATCGATGGCAAATTGCGAGATTCAATTAATTTGGCCACCTCGATGTTTGAATCGCTTCATATCGACTTTAGTCAAGATCCTCTCTCACAATCAGGGAAGGGGTCGAGTCGCAGCTTTGACCCCATGGACATGGACGGTGACGATGGCGGTGCCAATACAGGGTTCTCCTCTACGCAGCCAGAGATGTTGGGTGGTGGCATGTTGATGGACTGGGACAATCCACAGAATGCTAGTGTCTTTTCTTCAACCCAGCCCTTTGGGAAGGAGTTTACCTCTCAGGATGCAGCGATAGCAGGCCACCTCGAGGATGAGCCCTCTATGTCACAGTTCTCACAACAGCCTTCAGTGCCTGTGAGCCGAACTCAAAACGCACAAAGGTTCCAGGATATTATCCCCTCCCGTTCAATGACGCGTTTCTATTCTGCGTGGGAACTCAAGCTCCTCGTACCTCTCATTTGCGAGGCATTTCACCGACTGGGAGTTCCGGTTCCGAGTGTCCCTGCTGTTAGTGCTGGAGATACTTCAGCCATGATTCGGGTGATTGCCAAGGATGGCAGGATGTGTCCACTCCAGGGCAAAGTGCTCATTGAGTGTGTCTCAGAGGGATTACTTGAAGTGGAATTTGTTAAAATCAAAGGTGATCCTCTTGAATGGCGACGTTTCTTTAAAAAGGTGGCTATCCTCTGCAAAGACGCTGTTTTTAGGCCGGACGAGTAATGCTGTCCCTACCCTGCCTCTGTGTGCTGTCATCTTTGGTTATTTTACGCGTTTGCCTTCATCTATTTTCAAATGTACGAGTCATGAATGATGGATAGTGGGTGAGATTGGGCCGGGTTGGAGTTTGGCTATGGGAAAAGAACACCTCGGATTAATCCAATAATTCCTATGTATATAAAGATGCCCATGGCTTCATCAATGGACACTTCGATAACTGTCCGTTTTCCCGTGTCAGTGATATAGTGAATGTGAAAAGTACATGTGATAGCGACCTCGAATACCTATAGGACAATCCTGTCTACAAATTTTTCGTTCACTTCCCACGCTCCGTGGTGGCTGTGCCGTAGAATGCATCAGAAGATTCTCTACTTCTCTCTAGTGATTCTATAAAACCCGGTGGGTACCATACCGGAACAGCCTCCCGAGCCTGTTCGCTGAAGTTGTCTCAGTGTCTCAGTAGTGCCCCTCCAAACGTCACACATTCATCACTAAATGAACGAAACACCAGTTTTTACTTACAAAGTACATGTGCCCTCAGTCAGTTTGAAAAATAGTCCGGTCCTTCGTGCCAGGCCTTTAATCCACGTGACGGCCTGGAGCGCAGATCGCGGGGAGAAAGCcgacaaaaaaaagtgtCTAGCATTTCGTTCAGGAGGCTGACATTCCGGTGGCTGACTTCCCCTCCTCAGGCTGCCCTCAATGGTGTTGATCTCTCTCCATGGATAAGCTGCCAGTAGAGATTCTGTCTAAGATCATCGACCGTAAGCCCCGGATCTTCCCCACGCCGTTTCGACCGTGAACTGATAGTCCTGCGATAATCAGAACTCGCCCCACGAGAAAAGGTCCAACTGCAATCCGTTTCAAAAAAGTTCCTTGCTATCGCTCGTGATAATAACAAATGGAGATTGCACTGCCATGAGCAGTCATGGGCTGCTCGACAGGCTGCCCGATCCGCTGCCAGACCATCGGAGAGTGTGATTGCCAACGCGACTGTTTCGTTGACGACCCTAGGGCAGGAATCGCTACTCGATATAATTCGGCCTTCTGCCCCACCGGCGAACAGAGGCGCTGATGATACCGGAGAACTGTCTTGGGGTGAGAGGGCGAGAGCGGCAGCAGAATGGGACTCATCGGCTGAGGGCGAGCATGTTGACTGGTATTCAGAATACATTGCTCGCCACGGGCCCATATCGTTATCATGGGTTGAGCAGCCCTCGGTCCGCAAGGGCGAAGGAAAACGAGGGGAGTCCTATGAGGTCAAAGGGATGGGGCTGCTCAAAGACTGGAGTTCAGCCAGGAAGAACAAGATTATTGCCCCGCTTGAAGATGGCAGCGTCTGCGTGTGGGATCTGAATCATTCGCACTCGGCTGCCTCTCAAGCAAGTAAAGGCAATATCCTTGGGGTCAGTAAAGCCGGTATTCTCATTACCAACCTGTCTGGTCGTCGGGATCCTTCCCCTTCCAAGACTTCGTTGGAATTTATAAACCTAGGCGAGGGAGTGAGCGTGGATTCTCTGCGACAAAGAGCCTACCTAGCAGTTGGGAACGTCCTTAATGAAGTGGATTTGGAGACATTAAAAGTGATTTCGCAACAGCGCTATCCCTGG
Proteins encoded:
- a CDS encoding Ubiquitin carrier protein, with product MDYSMEDTQNSAPEAQQASKLNSSGQKSDTQSVTKRLQAELMQLMLSPSPGISAFPDADGNLLSWTATITGPTETPYEGLTLKLSFAFPNNYPYSPPTVLFKTPIYHPNVDFSGRICLDILKDKWSAVYNVSSVLLSLQSLLGEPNNASPLNAQAAELWDSDQAEFKRHVLARHQDLDEE
- a CDS encoding Serine/threonine protein kinase, putative, with the protein product MQHSQLAPLPNDVPFRIVSKTIGQGAYACIKKACPLDADNPVFAVKYIHKDYAARHGKISARQLQLEVTVHRHVSGHGNIINFYQTGEDEVWRWIAMELAEGGDLFDKIEADEGVGEDVAHVYFSQLVSAVSFMHSKGVGHRDIKPENMLLTGDGNLKIADFGLAALFEYKGTRKLSTTFCGSPPYIAPEVISSSTRGQRKGAGYHPDLVDIWSCGIVLFVLLAGNTPWDSPTDDSFEYHEYVATNARTTDELWQTLPPATLSLLRGMLTVDPQKRFSLEDVRRHPWYTRANRYLSIDGKLRDSINLATSMFESLHIDFSQDPLSQSGKGSSRSFDPMDMDGDDGGANTGFSSTQPEMLGGGMLMDWDNPQNASVFSSTQPFGKEFTSQDAAIAGHLEDEPSMSQFSQQPSVPVSRTQNAQRFQDIIPSRSMTRFYSAWELKLLVPLICEAFHRLGVPVPSVPAVSAGDTSAMIRVIAKDGRMCPLQGKVLIECVSEGLLEVEFVKIKGDPLEWRRFFKKVAILCKDAVFRPDE